The following proteins come from a genomic window of Papilio machaon chromosome 7, ilPapMach1.1, whole genome shotgun sequence:
- the LOC123721151 gene encoding uncharacterized protein LOC123721151 isoform X4 encodes MVWSLCEIEMLSDDPSVSELEREEFEAGYHPLVAEARRLLGAQPQDTSVIQLEDAQIFEVFQHLQYFNPGSMLRHGKTRCDAAPATATSRPTSRPAAPTSERRSTATTLATSDSTGNGLLF; translated from the exons ATGGTTTGGTCACTC TGCGAGATCGAGATGCTTTCGGACGACCCCTCCGTTTCCGAGTTGGAGCGCGAGGAGTTCGAAGCCGGGTACCACCCGCTGGTAGCTGAGGCGCGGCGCCTGCTGGGTGCACAGCCCCAGGATACTTCCGTGATACAGCTCGAAGATGCACAG ATTTTTGAAGTCTTTCAACACCTTCAGTACTTCAACCCGGGGAGCATGTTGAGACATGGCAAGACTCGCTGCGACGCGGCGCCGGCGACCGCGACGTCACGACCGACGTCACGACCGGCGGCACCAACGAGCGAACGGCGGTCGACGGCGACGACACTCGCCACCTCGGACTCCACCGGCAACGGACTACTCTTCTGA
- the LOC123721151 gene encoding uncharacterized protein LOC123721151 isoform X2, whose product MTDDKLTKLKQKRGCIKTKVTIFSKYLKQLVSGGQPSKLQLLDLEGRFKKFDALYAHFDNLQCEIEMLSDDPSVSELEREEFEAGYHPLVAEARRLLGAQPQDTSVIQLEDAQIFEVFQHLQYFNPGSMLRHGKTRCDAAPATATSRPTSRPAAPTSERRSTATTLATSDSTGNGLLF is encoded by the exons ATGACGGACGACAAGTTAAccaagttaaaacaaaaacgggggtgtataaaaactaaagtgactatttttagtaaatatttaaagcaactTGTGTCCGGCGGTCAGCCTAGCAAATTACAATTGTTAGACTTAGAAGgccgttttaaaaaattcgatGCCTTATATGCCCACTTCGATAATTTACAGTGCGAGATCGAGATGCTTTCGGACGACCCCTCCGTTTCCGAGTTGGAGCGCGAGGAGTTCGAAGCCGGGTACCACCCGCTGGTAGCTGAGGCGCGGCGCCTGCTGGGTGCACAGCCCCAGGATACTTCCGTGATACAGCTCGAAGATGCACAG ATTTTTGAAGTCTTTCAACACCTTCAGTACTTCAACCCGGGGAGCATGTTGAGACATGGCAAGACTCGCTGCGACGCGGCGCCGGCGACCGCGACGTCACGACCGACGTCACGACCGGCGGCACCAACGAGCGAACGGCGGTCGACGGCGACGACACTCGCCACCTCGGACTCCACCGGCAACGGACTACTCTTCTGA
- the LOC123721151 gene encoding uncharacterized protein LOC123721151 isoform X3, with protein sequence MTDDKLTKLKQKRGCIKTKCEIEMLSDDPSVSELEREEFEAGYHPLVAEARRLLGAQPQDTSVIQLEDAQIFEVFQHLQYFNPGSMLRHGKTRCDAAPATATSRPTSRPAAPTSERRSTATTLATSDSTGNGLLF encoded by the exons ATGACGGACGACAAGTTAAccaagttaaaacaaaaacgggggtgtataaaaactaaa TGCGAGATCGAGATGCTTTCGGACGACCCCTCCGTTTCCGAGTTGGAGCGCGAGGAGTTCGAAGCCGGGTACCACCCGCTGGTAGCTGAGGCGCGGCGCCTGCTGGGTGCACAGCCCCAGGATACTTCCGTGATACAGCTCGAAGATGCACAG ATTTTTGAAGTCTTTCAACACCTTCAGTACTTCAACCCGGGGAGCATGTTGAGACATGGCAAGACTCGCTGCGACGCGGCGCCGGCGACCGCGACGTCACGACCGACGTCACGACCGGCGGCACCAACGAGCGAACGGCGGTCGACGGCGACGACACTCGCCACCTCGGACTCCACCGGCAACGGACTACTCTTCTGA
- the LOC123721151 gene encoding uncharacterized protein LOC123721151 isoform X1, with product MHRGKPKSITSDNGTNFVGTSNELAQFLVQSDLEGHMAQEGIEFKFVPAYTPHFNGLAERAVRSTKHHLKRLLQTTHLTYEEMATLLTQIEAVLNSRPLIPFSTDPTDFSALTPAHFLIGRSLMTVPQPQVPDVSITRLERYRRIELLKQHFWRRFCNEYVTLLQQKLKWHSSKSELKLGSLVLVKEKALPPLLWCLGRVIQLYPGSDGTARVAELKTRRGTIRRAFNNICPLPDF from the exons ATGCACAG GGGGAAGCCCAAAAGCATCACGTCCGACAATGGGACAAACTTCGTCGGCACTTCCAACGAGCTGGCTCAATTTCTGGTTCAGTCCGACCTTGAAGGTCACATGGCTCAGGAAggcattgaatttaaatttgtgcCTGCCTATACACCTCATTTCAACGGACTCGCCGAAAGAGCCGTGCGCTCTACAAAGCATCATCTTAAGCGGTTACTGCAAACCACTCATCTTACTTATGAGGAAATGGCGACTTTACTCACTCAAATAGAAGCTGTTTTAAATTCTCGCCCTCTCATTCCCTTTTCCACTGATCCTACAGATTTTTCCGCTCTAACCCCTGCTCACTTCTTAATTGGACGCTCGCTTATGACTGTTCCGCAACCACAGGTGCCTGATGTCAGCATCACCCGCCTGGAGCGATATAGGAGGATTGAGCTTTTGAAGCAGCACTTTTGGAGGCGCTTCTGTAATGAATATGTAACTCTTTTGCAACAAAAGCTTAAGTGGCATTCTTCAAAATCCGAGTTGAAACTTGGTTCTCTCGTCCTCGTGAAGGAGAAAGCTCTCCCGCCATTGCTTTGGTGCTTGGGACGCGTCATTCAGCTTTATCCTGGCAGCGACGGCACCGCTAGAGTCGCTGAACTGAAGACAAGGAGAGGCACCATTCGAAGGGCATTTAATAACATCTGTCCCCTTCCAGATTTTTGA
- the LOC106711571 gene encoding cytochrome P450 4C1-like translates to MSNRLDVNKFHPVFLHRGLTMLVILTLFILLIIFIVYKDGKTKDIRKIPGEKAWPIIGNSHYLLVPLDHLFTYLRKLRKQYGDIFQIHAVNMQTINISNPKHVEIILSGTRFIDKQIPYTFLRPWLREGLLVSNGKKWHQRRKILTQAFHFNILKKYLRTFTEQTEKLMEKVDIEAKKVQCDVLPLITNATLKIMCETAMGGANEEYMQSICDKYLKAINEIGKSITQRFCRIWLYADIVFDYSKIGRIQKKAISDLHHFTMNIIRDRKDSHSNNIMLDTDNGAIYGRKGGLAMLDLLLENEKDGVIDFEGIREEVDTFMFEGHDTTASALSFMIMRIANEPNIQKSIYEELNSIFGESERLATIEDLNNMKYLECCIKESLRLYPSVPFISRYLAEEVKLGNYKIPADTLCQIHVYDMHHDEHLYPEPETFIPERFLPENANKRHPYAYIPFSAGPRNCIGQKFAMMEMKTVMSTLLRHFYIESVTKHEDVKFTCDLILRCTHPLYVRFCRR, encoded by the exons ATGAGCAATCGTCTGGATGtaaacaaatttcatccagtTTTCTTGCATCGCGGTCTTACAATGTTGGTGAtacttacattatttatattgctaataattttcatagtaTACAAGGATGGAAAAACTAAAGATATTCGTAAAATACCGGGTGAAAAAGCATGGCCTATAATTGGGAACtcacattatttattagtgCCTCTAG ATCACCTATTCACATATTTAAGAAAACTTCGCAAGCAATATGgagatatatttcaaatacacGCAGTCAACATGCaaactattaatatttctaatccAAAACACGTTGAG atCATATTATCGGGCACCCGTTTTATTGACAAACAAATTccttatacatttttaaggcCGTGGCTTCGTGAAGGACTTCTTGTGAGTAATG GTAAAAAATGGCAtcaaagaagaaaaattttGACTCAAGCTTTtcactttaatatattaaagaaatacttaCGAACTTTTACTGAACAAACGGAGAAATTGATGGAGAAAGTGGATATCGAAGCTAAGAAAGTACAATGTGATGTACTGCCATTGATTACGAACGCAACTCTTAAAATTATGTGTG AAACAGCCATGGGTGGAGCTAATGAAGAATACATGCAATCTATTTGcgataaatatttgaaagctaTAAATGAAATAGGTAAATCTATTACCCAAAGATTCTGCAGAATTTGGCTTTACGCAGACATAGTATTTGATTATTCCAAAATTGGAAGAATTCAAAAGAAAGCTATAAGTGATCTTCATCACTTTACAATGAATATAATTCGAGATCGCAAAGATTCTCACTCTAACAATATAATGCTGGATACAGATAATGGTGCAATTTATGGTAGGAAAGGTGGACTTGCAATGCTTGATTTGCTTCTAGAAAACGAAAAGGATGGTGTCATAGACTTTGAAGGTATAAGAGAAGAAGTTGATACTTTTATGTTTGAG GGTCACGACACAACAGCAAGTGCGTTAAGCTTTATGATAATGAGGATAGCAAATGAACCTAATATACAG aaATCAATTTATGAAGAGCTAAACAGTATATTTGGTGAATCGGAAAGACTGGCGACAATCGAAGACCTCAATAATATGAAGTACTTAGAATGCTGCATCAAGGAATCTCTAAGGCTATATCCAAGTGTGCCATTCATATCTAGATATTTAGCTGAAGAAGTAAAACTCG GTAACTATAAAATCCCTGCAGACACCCTCTGTCAGATTCACGTGTACGACATGCATCATGACGAGCACCTGTATCCTGAACCGGAGACGTTTATTCCCGAGCGCTTTCTGCCTGAGAACGCAAACAAACGTCACCCCTATGCTTATATTCCTTTTAGCGCTGGACCAAGGAATTGTATTG GACAGAAGTTTGCCATGATGGAAATGAAGACAGTAATGTCGACTTTGCTCAGACATTTTTATATCGAGTCAGTAACCAAACACGAAGACGTCAAGTTCACATGCGACCTTATATTACGTTGTACTCATCCTTTGTATGTACGTTTTTGTAGAAGatga
- the LOC123721151 gene encoding uncharacterized protein LOC123721151 isoform X5, with the protein MLSDDPSVSELEREEFEAGYHPLVAEARRLLGAQPQDTSVIQLEDAQIFEVFQHLQYFNPGSMLRHGKTRCDAAPATATSRPTSRPAAPTSERRSTATTLATSDSTGNGLLF; encoded by the exons ATGCTTTCGGACGACCCCTCCGTTTCCGAGTTGGAGCGCGAGGAGTTCGAAGCCGGGTACCACCCGCTGGTAGCTGAGGCGCGGCGCCTGCTGGGTGCACAGCCCCAGGATACTTCCGTGATACAGCTCGAAGATGCACAG ATTTTTGAAGTCTTTCAACACCTTCAGTACTTCAACCCGGGGAGCATGTTGAGACATGGCAAGACTCGCTGCGACGCGGCGCCGGCGACCGCGACGTCACGACCGACGTCACGACCGGCGGCACCAACGAGCGAACGGCGGTCGACGGCGACGACACTCGCCACCTCGGACTCCACCGGCAACGGACTACTCTTCTGA